Below is a window of Rhodamnia argentea isolate NSW1041297 chromosome 11, ASM2092103v1, whole genome shotgun sequence DNA.
AACGTTAAACCACGATGTTTCCTCCCAAAACTTAAGCTGTCGGAACTCAGAGAGCTGGCCTGCAATGTATCATCGTCATATTGCTCAACAATATCCTGATTTGGTACCCAATATGCAAGTCCAGGCAAAACCAGTATCATTTCAGTGCCAGGACAATGATAGAAGTGAAAACTAGCAGGCATCATCGCAACGTCAGCCTGCCTGAGGAAATCATGTGAAAGGATGTCCCCACAATCACCCTGTACATCTCAATAACATGTAACAGGATAGAACAGAATGGCACTGTGTAAAAGTATGCCGGCGTTGAACAGGATTAAACCGCATAAATGGAAGATAATAACAGTGAACAGAATGGAACCATGTAAATCAATGTCCCCACAATCACCCCTGCACCTTGCAAGAATATTAATGCTAAGTGTCATCATTGTCACAGAAAGCAGAGAATCAGATTAGAGGTAAACCTTCTCCCTATCAGCAAGCTTTTCGAGGAAATCAGTCAATGGCTTGACATACTGCGATAGACTTGTGACACCATTTGCATCAAACAAGTGAATCCCGGAACCGGTCAAGTCTATGGCAGTAACCTTGAAACCCCCTTCCTCAAGGAGTGCTATAGTTTTGTACCAACACCAGGCACCAAAACCACCTCCATGAACAAGGATGAAATGGTTTGTTTCTAGATCGTCAATCTTTATTTCCTGTTAAACAAAGAACTTGCAAGGAATCATTCTCACAACATTTTATAAATGACTTTAAAAAATAGCCCCTTGCTCTGATCTTCTGACAGAAAAGTTCacaagataaatgaaaaattactcTTTCAGGTTCATAAATTCATGCAACAACACAACAGCTCATGAACAGGTACACAATGAAAAAGTAACTGAATACTCTAACTTAATATTCAAGACGGCCCTCTCGAGGCCTGCTGTTGGAATCCCGCTGCAAAATGAAAGTCACGAACAACCTCTCTACAGCCAGAACACTTGTTATCGCACGACTTGAAACACCAAGCTTAAAGATTCCatatttttaccatcccaaaaATTGATAGATCATAAATTCAACCGCATTTGGTATGGTAGGGAGCTTGAAGCAGGATATGGACGAAAAAGTTGTTTCACACCATTGCGCTTCCCATAAAAAAGCTGTGAAGGGTACTATCTCACTTTCCACCTCCATTATGGAGCAAGTCAGTGACATCGAGTTCATTAATGACGCAACGAAATCCCCCAATTATAGCAACCGTCAATGAGATTTGGTCATGGGCAGATTctatacttcttcttttttttttggtaaggaaaagaagaggagaattCTATACTTCTTCTTATCTTCACAGAGTCCAAGTAAGAGGACGCATTAATCAGGCTTTCTTCCAAATCatccgagaaagagaaaagatgtGGGGAAAAATCTCCACCACCGATCAAAGCATTTAATATCATAATACAACTCACTTAACTACGTATAAGACAAGTCCAATCCAGCCACCTCCAAACAATCTCACCCAAACTGCACATTAGAAAACCCAGAAAGCAATAGCGCCAACGAGAACGTTCCACACGTTGCCAAGGAATACCTGGTTGACGAGCTGTTGAGGCTGCAACAGAGGATCAGTGAGCGACCGCGCGCGCGAGCTGGAGCTCCTGGGCAGGGCCTGCTTCTTGGGGCCCAAATTCGGGCACCTGAGCGAGGCCGAGCGGTCGAAGGGCGCGGAATCGCCGTCCTGCCGGTGCCGTTGGAAGAGGATCGCGGCAGCGACGGCCTGCTCCCGCGTCAGGGCTTCAACCTTGTCCTTGCGCGACGATCGGGCTCGGCTCCACCGGCTGCCCGAACTGGGGAGCGACGAGGGTGGCTGGCCGTGGCTGGCGATGCGCTTCGTAATCGCGGCGATGCGCCTCTTCTTCACTGGTTTGCGCGAGAAGCAGGTGCACAGATTGCCCATTCTCGTTGCAtgtagagatagagagagaaggtgggtCGGTGAGTGCTACGCTCTggttgtggagagagagagagagagagaggaaggaaaacTGGAAAAGCAGGGGGCTGGCAAGTTTTGAGGCGAAGGTGGAcagtcggagagagagagagaaccggaGAAGGTTTTTATACTTTCTGCTTCGGGGAAAAAAAAGCATATTCTATAGAGTCAGCTCGATAAATTTAATTAGGTTATAAATATCATTACATATACTTAGATAAGACGGCTTAATAATTCGGGACcgagggtgcgtttgtttcgcggaaatttcaagatttgaaaaataattttcagagaATACTTAGTtataaagccaaaaaaaaaaaatgaaaaatattttcttcgtaTCCGAAAATATTTAAGTATAAActtattgttgataatgaaaatattttttattgactaatttttttttctatgcgaTATATAACTAGTAATTTTCCACAAAACGAATGCACCCCGAATTAAACGTTTGTCAAATTTAAAGGGGGATCCGAGGGCCGGCTCAATTGGATAAGGAACGGGACTTAAGCATGTGATTCCCCAATGCGAGCTCGAATCCCCTCGATTCGTAAAGTGCTACCAATATCTCGGGGAGCCGCCTATCCAGCCATGTGACTGGCTAAGTGTTTCCCAGTAGATTAATCGAGCGAAGAGATCGATCCGAGTTCCGAAGTTGGCTTCTGGttaactttcattttcatttttcctcgtTTTGATCGGTTTTTATACGATTGAACCTATTCGTCCGCATAATTCGTCTAATCGGTAGGGAACTAGGCACAATAACATAGTTATCAACAATTGACCGGATGAGTGACATAACACCGGGCACAATAATATTGGGGCCTTTATGATCGATGTGATAAGTGATGTTGGCAAACTTCGGCACATTCGGTGTTGAATACGATAGCCCTAAAGCTTCTTAATCGGTCGTTTTTAATTTAAGACTTTTGTTATATATGTCGTATATAATTTGCATTATTTTAGTCCACTTTGTTATTAATTGTTGATTTCCGAATTTCATTTTGATGTCTGGGGTTATTTTCGAAGCTCTTTATGGTACCGAGAGTATTTGATATTTATGTCTGGTGCTCGGAGAATTCTTTCCGCGATTGGCGAGCGATTACGTCGAGAGAGTTCTCTTCAAATTCAGCCCGACACTTGTTCGTTTCGCAAATTGTTTCGATTCATACCGTCATTTCCACCGAGGAAGTGAAGGGTGcgtatggcaacacttctagagcaaaaattcgtttggtaatgcaacttctGAGGCAGAAATCCTTTTGggtacgcaacttcatttttctatttttgaagcatttttttacttcagaagtaattttgaaaccacttgaaaaagtaaaaaagaaaaattacttctcaaaagaataagtagaaaaatcaacttctgaccaaaAGTTAATTTATAGAGTAAAAATATTGTCACAAGCGCCCACATTATCGATGCATTATGCCTCGAGGGAACAAATGGGCCACGATGTTTATAATTTGCAATATGATACGGAACAAGTTATCCATGGATGAGACGTTGAGACTCGTAGTGTGCAAAATTAAAATCGATTTTACACAAAGATTAGAGCATGCTCCAACCCTTTTAAGCGCATTTGGAATTTGATTTTCGGCCAGCGATGGACAGAATAGTTACtcaacattttgattttgatattttatttttgaatgtgcttaagaaattgatttggaAGACCAATCAACAAATTGATTTGTATAAATCCAGGCTATGTTTGGTCATCACGATATAATATATTTTATCGTATCTTATGTTTAGTAGCTATTCAAGGTAGGGTAAAGGTAGAgaaggccggttccggttcatgaaccggccgttgaaaattccgattccgggccggttcaagttccggttcggaaccggcggttcatttcggttccttttttaatattaatttttaaaataataaaataaacataataaattataaattataaaatacaatcaaattgtacattgtaataaaatatggggaaaaaaaagagaaaggaggaatgggcttgaacttaatgaattatcattaagcgcttacatatcttcttggggatagaagaatcaaagcacatatagttcttttacctttgagaaccccaacttaccttatcgtcaatcgtcgctacccgttgtggtacctatggcggtggtatctccaatatcatcgctaaaaaattcgtgttcacgatccaGCTCTtagtgtcgatatttcgcccccGTCCAATcgtcaacacaagcttgagcttccacggacttcgggcttaatcttgaacggcgagagtccaaaattaatcctccagcactaaatgtttgttcaatcgcaaccgttgaagaaaggGTTATtaatatctgacgagcgatgagggcgagaactggataatcgatttggtgactcttccaccacttcgggatttcgaaatctgtactatgttctgcatcacgaaactcaaattgagtggttaaatatttttctaattcggaaatactacctgttgcccccttttttttttttgcctactcttaagcatattataccctctactaagtgaactaccacattcgtTACGTGAGgcaatagattgtaaagatccggaatcatttaaaccatatctattacaaaattctccatataatactactatagattctttaacatctcctagtatatttgaaatatctattaaatcttccaaatgtaaacaatcatgataatacacattcaaataatctagtaaaccgtctaatttaatacgtggatcaaaaacaataccaactaaatagacaagaggaatttgcaaataataatccaaccatttttctcgcattactaaaatagttcgagctaattcggtatcattttcatattcactaaaaacactaccaatattaacacactctattaaaaata
It encodes the following:
- the LOC115753475 gene encoding putative methylesterase 11, chloroplastic → MGNLCTCFSRKPVKKRRIAAITKRIASHGQPPSSLPSSGSRWSRARSSRKDKVEALTREQAVAAAILFQRHRQDGDSAPFDRSASLRCPNLGPKKQALPRSSSSRARSLTDPLLQPQQLVNQEIKIDDLETNHFILVHGGGFGAWCWYKTIALLEEGGFKVTAIDLTGSGIHLFDANGVTSLSQYVKPLTDFLEKLADREKVILVGHDFGGACISYAMELLPSKISKAIFVAAAMLTNGQSTLDTFAKQAGTNDLMQHSQIFLYANGNDNPPTAIDLDKSLLRDLLFNRSPAKDVALASVSMRPIPFAPVLEKLRLSNNYGIVRRFYVETSEDNAITLELQESMVKADPPERVFLLRGADHSPFFSKPQGLHRILVEISRTL